One stretch of Leadbetterella byssophila DSM 17132 DNA includes these proteins:
- a CDS encoding dipeptide epimerase: protein MELKAHIVYLKSRYPFRITHGVRTETASFILEMEDQGIKAYGEATPVPYYGITPESMAELLEKYKEEITSYQWHHPEELWAYMDDKIGHNRFLQCALDIAAYDMWAKRSGLKLYEKLGLNIDSVPYSNYTIGLDEIPEMVRKMKEFDFPVYKIKLGTDHDLEILRALRAETNAVFRVDANTAWTAEQTVEYAEEMKALGVEFIEQPLKSKEYEEMESIVNKTALPIIADESCIEEADVQRCIGRFHGVNVKLAKCGGITPALRMIKEARKHNMKVMMGCMTESSIGISAIAQLLPLLDYVDMDGALLISNDPAKGAEVVKGKVIYPEGNGIGAFLI, encoded by the coding sequence ATGGAATTAAAAGCACATATCGTTTACCTGAAAAGTAGGTACCCCTTCCGTATAACCCATGGAGTCAGAACGGAGACTGCAAGTTTTATACTGGAAATGGAAGATCAGGGCATTAAAGCTTATGGGGAAGCCACGCCAGTTCCTTACTATGGAATTACTCCGGAGAGTATGGCGGAGTTACTGGAGAAGTATAAAGAGGAGATCACATCTTATCAATGGCATCATCCAGAGGAGCTTTGGGCTTATATGGATGATAAGATAGGTCACAACAGGTTTCTGCAGTGTGCTTTAGATATAGCTGCCTATGATATGTGGGCGAAGAGATCGGGACTTAAATTATATGAAAAGTTAGGTCTAAATATTGATTCTGTTCCTTATTCCAATTATACCATAGGGTTAGATGAGATACCGGAAATGGTGAGGAAAATGAAGGAGTTTGATTTTCCGGTGTATAAGATCAAGTTAGGCACAGATCATGATTTAGAGATCTTACGTGCTTTGAGGGCTGAGACTAATGCCGTATTTAGAGTAGATGCCAATACAGCCTGGACTGCAGAGCAAACGGTAGAATATGCTGAAGAGATGAAGGCTTTAGGTGTGGAGTTTATAGAACAACCTCTAAAGTCAAAGGAGTATGAGGAAATGGAGTCTATTGTAAATAAGACGGCCTTACCCATTATAGCTGATGAGAGCTGCATAGAGGAAGCGGATGTACAGAGATGCATAGGTAGGTTTCATGGAGTGAATGTTAAATTAGCTAAATGTGGAGGAATCACTCCTGCATTAAGGATGATCAAGGAAGCTAGGAAGCATAATATGAAGGTAATGATGGGATGTATGACAGAATCCAGTATAGGGATTTCTGCCATCGCTCAATTATTGCCACTATTAGATTATGTAGATATGGACGGTGCTTTGCTGATTTCCAATGATCCTGCAAAAGGGGCTGAAGTGGTGAAAGGTAAAGTAATTTACCCTGAGGGTAATGGTATTGGTGCCTTTTTAATTTGA
- a CDS encoding MmcQ/YjbR family DNA-binding protein, whose amino-acid sequence MSSLHDFKSLALSLDGAKEQIHHDKIAFTYRSKIFATLNEKESRSTLKFLPEEQGMLCKVHPTAIFPVPNKWGTYGWTHVLYQEIKPEILLELLKTAYLSVRPNYSFPEE is encoded by the coding sequence ATGAGTTCCCTGCATGATTTTAAATCCTTAGCCCTGTCACTTGACGGGGCTAAGGAACAAATCCACCACGATAAGATCGCATTCACCTATAGATCTAAAATCTTTGCTACCTTAAACGAGAAGGAATCCAGATCCACACTCAAGTTCCTCCCTGAAGAGCAAGGTATGCTTTGTAAGGTACATCCCACTGCCATATTCCCTGTACCCAACAAATGGGGAACCTACGGATGGACCCACGTATTATACCAAGAAATAAAACCAGAAATATTATTAGAACTGCTGAAAACCGCCTACCTAAGCGTACGACCGAATTACAGTTTTCCAGAAGAATAA
- a CDS encoding META domain-containing protein, whose amino-acid sequence MRHLIFLFLGLFFFSCDEKSVTTFSELEGSWNFVGYESGYLDCPIDSVYLNITKGDKEYKVEGRAFVNLFHSTVDIGEGKSFKFGTIGSTKMAGPPELMECETAFFEQLKHISIYKLNGNRLHLTYEAKPEQSSIPPVLIFERK is encoded by the coding sequence ATGAGACATTTAATTTTTCTTTTTCTCGGCTTATTTTTCTTCTCTTGTGATGAGAAGTCCGTCACTACATTTTCTGAATTAGAGGGAAGTTGGAATTTTGTGGGTTATGAAAGTGGCTACCTGGACTGTCCAATAGACTCCGTTTATCTAAATATAACGAAGGGGGATAAGGAGTATAAAGTAGAAGGCAGAGCCTTTGTTAATCTATTCCATTCTACTGTTGATATTGGGGAGGGCAAGTCATTTAAGTTTGGAACTATAGGTTCTACTAAAATGGCCGGACCACCAGAATTAATGGAGTGTGAAACTGCATTTTTTGAACAGCTAAAACACATTTCCATCTACAAACTTAATGGGAATCGTCTACACTTAACTTATGAAGCAAAGCCCGAGCAATCTAGCATTCCCCCTGTTTTAATCTTTGAAAGGAAATAA
- a CDS encoding DUF4494 domain-containing protein produces the protein MATWFQAKIKFVQEDEKGVAKNINQVYLFDAVSYTDAEARAYQHLAAEVPDFQLAGLTKMKINEVFFEENSAEIWFKCKVSYIVFDEKSQKDKKVPYVFLLNAHTIKDAYMILESKLGTVQDYIITDIGATKILDVIPYEEEEAAPEEPVITSTMRPLSEVLNNEFPA, from the coding sequence ATGGCAACCTGGTTTCAGGCAAAAATTAAATTTGTTCAAGAAGACGAAAAAGGAGTAGCGAAGAATATCAATCAAGTGTACTTGTTTGATGCAGTATCATACACAGATGCAGAAGCCAGAGCTTACCAACACTTAGCGGCTGAAGTGCCGGACTTCCAATTGGCCGGTCTGACTAAGATGAAGATTAATGAAGTCTTCTTCGAAGAAAACAGCGCAGAAATCTGGTTCAAATGCAAAGTGTCCTACATTGTCTTTGACGAAAAATCACAAAAAGACAAGAAGGTACCTTATGTATTCCTATTGAATGCGCATACCATCAAGGATGCTTATATGATCCTAGAATCAAAATTAGGAACTGTACAGGACTATATCATAACGGACATTGGAGCTACTAAGATCCTTGACGTTATCCCTTATGAAGAGGAAGAAGCAGCTCCGGAAGAACCGGTAATTACATCTACCATGCGTCCCCTTTCAGAAGTTTTGAATAATGAGTTCCCTGCATGA
- a CDS encoding YraN family protein: MEKLDKGKIAEEQALDFLLQKGYHLVHRNFTSQHSEIDLIVQKEDILVFVEVRYKATSDYGFPEQSLGKAKIRAIKRGAEAFLQKRDLPKKVRFDMIAIVEFPEWELVHFEDAFF, from the coding sequence ATGGAAAAACTCGACAAAGGAAAAATTGCCGAAGAACAAGCCCTGGATTTCTTGTTGCAAAAAGGCTATCATCTCGTACACAGAAACTTTACTTCCCAACATTCCGAGATTGATCTAATTGTCCAAAAAGAAGATATACTTGTTTTTGTAGAAGTGAGGTACAAAGCTACTTCCGACTATGGATTTCCGGAACAATCCCTAGGGAAAGCTAAAATCCGAGCCATAAAACGAGGTGCAGAGGCCTTCCTCCAAAAAAGAGACCTGCCCAAAAAGGTCAGATTTGACATGATCGCCATAGTGGAATTTCCGGAATGGGAACTCGTACATTTTGAAGATGCCTTTTTTTAA
- a CDS encoding MlaE family ABC transporter permease yields the protein MFKKFGKFLLFLYELFTRRESLKVYWKRFIDECMMIGIDSLLIVCIVAFFIGAVTCVQINANLVSPIIPTYIVSNIVRDMMLLELSSTFICVILAGKVGSNIASELGTMRITEQIEALEVMGINAASYLVLPKVLAAFVMFPILAILSGFIGIVGGYIAGTATGIITPEQYIYGIRFSFIPFNLVIPIIKSAVFGVLIATISAYKGFYTRGGALEVGKVSTTAVTNSCIAILIADYLLAELLT from the coding sequence ATGTTTAAAAAATTCGGGAAATTTCTATTGTTTCTCTACGAACTCTTCACTCGAAGAGAAAGTCTCAAGGTGTATTGGAAGCGCTTTATCGACGAGTGTATGATGATAGGAATTGATTCATTACTTATCGTTTGTATAGTAGCTTTTTTCATTGGGGCTGTGACATGTGTACAGATCAATGCCAACTTAGTAAGCCCTATTATTCCTACCTATATAGTGAGTAATATCGTTAGGGACATGATGCTCCTGGAGTTATCATCCACCTTTATATGCGTTATCTTAGCAGGTAAAGTGGGGTCAAATATTGCTTCTGAGTTAGGGACAATGAGGATTACAGAGCAGATTGAAGCCTTGGAGGTAATGGGAATAAATGCTGCCTCTTATTTAGTACTTCCGAAAGTGCTGGCTGCATTTGTAATGTTTCCCATCTTGGCTATTTTATCCGGATTCATTGGTATAGTGGGTGGATATATTGCAGGAACAGCAACGGGTATTATCACTCCTGAACAATACATCTACGGTATTCGCTTCTCCTTTATCCCATTTAACCTGGTGATCCCCATTATCAAATCAGCAGTATTCGGTGTTTTAATAGCTACGATATCTGCGTATAAAGGGTTTTATACCAGAGGAGGAGCTTTAGAAGTAGGTAAGGTTTCAACAACAGCTGTAACCAATAGCTGTATTGCCATATTAATTGCTGACTACCTTTTAGCAGAATTGTTGACATGA
- a CDS encoding ROK family protein produces the protein MKYLWGVDLGGTKIEGLVLAEETNEIIIRKRVPTEAHLGYEHILNQIKRLIDLIKEETGILPQAIGFSTPGTLDPSTQTMKNCNTTAMNGQNLKKDLKDLLKVRIELANDANCFALAEATQGAAKGHDVVFGVILGTGVGGGVVVNGKVIPGRHGIGGEWGHNTFDPDGEPCYCGRKGCNELVFAGPALEKYYTNLTGEKVELKEIYRRYKEEGQQEAGKVVDFLTSSFAKAVGNIINVLDPDAIVFGGGVSHIEELYTDGPEKLKDHIFNNRKVETLFLKPQLGDSAGVFGAIELVRN, from the coding sequence ATGAAATACCTCTGGGGTGTAGATCTGGGCGGTACAAAGATTGAAGGCCTTGTTCTAGCAGAAGAAACGAACGAAATAATCATCAGAAAACGTGTACCCACAGAGGCCCATTTAGGATATGAACATATCCTGAATCAGATCAAGAGATTAATTGATCTAATCAAAGAAGAAACAGGAATTCTACCCCAAGCCATAGGCTTCAGCACTCCGGGAACCTTGGATCCTTCGACTCAGACCATGAAAAACTGTAATACTACAGCTATGAATGGTCAGAATCTCAAAAAGGACCTGAAAGATCTATTGAAAGTAAGAATTGAACTGGCTAATGATGCTAATTGTTTCGCTCTTGCTGAAGCTACACAAGGCGCTGCAAAAGGACATGATGTAGTATTTGGTGTTATCTTAGGCACAGGCGTAGGTGGGGGCGTAGTAGTTAACGGCAAAGTTATTCCCGGAAGACACGGTATAGGAGGTGAATGGGGGCACAATACCTTCGATCCTGATGGAGAACCTTGCTACTGTGGCAGAAAAGGGTGCAATGAGCTCGTATTTGCAGGCCCTGCCTTAGAAAAATACTACACTAACCTTACAGGAGAAAAAGTAGAACTTAAAGAAATTTACAGAAGATATAAAGAAGAGGGCCAACAAGAAGCTGGAAAAGTAGTAGACTTTCTTACTTCTAGCTTCGCAAAGGCAGTAGGAAATATCATTAACGTACTTGATCCTGATGCCATAGTTTTCGGCGGGGGAGTGAGTCACATTGAGGAATTATACACAGATGGTCCCGAAAAGTTAAAAGACCATATCTTCAATAATAGAAAAGTAGAAACCCTGTTCCTAAAACCTCAACTAGGTGATAGTGCAGGCGTTTTTGGTGCAATAGAATTAGTTAGAAATTAA
- a CDS encoding peptidylprolyl isomerase — MAIVNKIREKSGVAVVVIAIALILFIVGGDFVAGSKGGGLFGNSNAVGEINGTTIDFQQFANLVEGQRMQYEASVGRSANEQEQAQIREQVWEKLIFEHVYSEAFEDLGITVSDEELREMVQGPKNIHPFVKQQFSDQNGNFDATTHANFIAAYANNSMPAEQRIMWDNFKRELRDVRKREKYANLLNSSSYITKAEAKAEYYNTTNKASGKYLYVPFYSVADSTVKVSDGEIKSYFSKHKDDFNAYDSRSLVYVTFSLLPTKEDSVALMNDLRELAKGLAAAPDPVAYANENSDIKTPGVREAGDLSPELKSTLASTIEGGLVGPFKEGTAYSIHKFLGTEVDEHYTARASHILFRADSTMTQEQRDEAKKKALEILAQAKSGMDFAFLARQFGSDGTAQQGGDLGSFKNDGTMVKAFEDAIFSFSGTGVLPNLVTTDFGYHIVKVTEPKSNLKYKLATITKELHVGDEGSNLVFQKASELMNSAKSIKDLEEAAKKDNSIVLFNAENVQPGATVVNTLRNARELVQWAYGKDAKVGKVADRVFVLEDNYVVAALKSAADKNDPKAEDFKDLIAARIRNEKKAELITKKLGDGKGSFEEIAKKYGAGALIEEVSEITLQTGMLNSAGFDPVAVGKLFGLKPNTRSKVFTGDSGVFIMENTAKVVAPEIADYSAYKAQIQQRSFGLGGMIGEEILRANAKIEDNRARMF, encoded by the coding sequence ATGGCAATAGTAAACAAAATCAGAGAAAAGTCAGGAGTAGCCGTCGTGGTGATCGCGATTGCGCTTATCCTTTTCATTGTTGGTGGAGATTTCGTGGCTGGTTCAAAAGGCGGCGGTCTTTTTGGAAACAGCAACGCAGTAGGTGAGATAAACGGAACCACCATAGATTTCCAACAATTTGCAAATTTGGTTGAAGGACAGAGGATGCAATATGAAGCATCTGTGGGTAGATCAGCCAATGAGCAAGAACAAGCTCAGATCAGAGAGCAAGTTTGGGAAAAACTCATCTTTGAACATGTTTACTCCGAAGCTTTCGAAGATTTAGGCATTACCGTTTCTGACGAGGAATTGAGAGAAATGGTTCAAGGTCCTAAAAACATCCATCCTTTTGTGAAGCAACAATTTTCTGATCAAAACGGAAACTTTGATGCTACTACACATGCCAACTTTATAGCGGCCTATGCGAATAATAGCATGCCTGCTGAACAAAGAATCATGTGGGACAACTTCAAGAGAGAGTTAAGAGATGTTAGAAAGCGAGAAAAATATGCTAACCTACTAAACAGCTCTTCCTACATCACTAAGGCTGAAGCTAAGGCAGAGTATTATAATACTACGAATAAAGCAAGTGGTAAATATCTTTATGTACCGTTTTATTCTGTAGCTGACTCTACTGTTAAAGTTTCAGACGGAGAGATTAAGAGCTACTTCAGTAAGCATAAAGATGATTTCAATGCATATGATAGCCGTAGTTTAGTGTATGTTACCTTTAGTTTATTGCCAACTAAAGAAGACTCGGTAGCATTGATGAATGATTTGAGAGAACTAGCTAAAGGTTTAGCTGCTGCTCCGGATCCAGTAGCTTATGCTAATGAAAATTCTGATATTAAAACTCCAGGTGTACGTGAAGCTGGTGATTTAAGCCCTGAATTAAAAAGTACACTAGCTAGCACCATTGAAGGAGGATTAGTGGGACCATTCAAAGAAGGTACTGCTTACTCTATTCATAAATTCTTAGGAACGGAAGTGGATGAGCATTATACAGCTAGAGCTAGTCATATCTTGTTCCGTGCTGATTCTACCATGACTCAGGAACAAAGAGATGAGGCTAAGAAAAAGGCCCTTGAGATTTTAGCTCAGGCTAAGAGCGGTATGGACTTTGCCTTTTTAGCTCGTCAATTTGGATCAGATGGTACAGCTCAGCAAGGTGGAGACCTAGGTTCATTCAAGAATGATGGCACTATGGTGAAGGCTTTTGAAGATGCTATCTTCTCTTTCTCTGGAACTGGTGTATTACCTAATCTTGTTACCACAGATTTCGGTTACCACATTGTGAAGGTAACTGAGCCTAAATCTAATTTGAAATATAAATTAGCGACTATCACTAAAGAACTACATGTTGGTGATGAAGGTTCTAATTTGGTGTTCCAAAAGGCTTCAGAGTTAATGAATTCTGCTAAGAGCATCAAAGACTTGGAAGAAGCTGCGAAAAAGGATAACAGTATAGTTCTTTTCAATGCTGAGAATGTTCAACCGGGTGCTACTGTAGTGAATACCTTAAGAAATGCTCGTGAGCTTGTTCAGTGGGCATACGGTAAAGATGCTAAAGTAGGTAAAGTGGCTGATCGAGTATTTGTTTTAGAAGATAATTATGTTGTTGCAGCTTTGAAGAGTGCAGCTGATAAAAATGATCCTAAAGCAGAAGACTTCAAAGATTTAATTGCTGCAAGAATTCGTAATGAGAAGAAAGCAGAACTAATCACTAAGAAGTTAGGAGATGGTAAAGGCTCATTTGAGGAAATTGCTAAGAAATATGGTGCCGGAGCATTGATTGAAGAAGTTTCAGAGATTACTCTTCAAACGGGTATGCTAAACAGTGCCGGATTTGATCCGGTAGCAGTAGGTAAACTGTTCGGTTTGAAACCAAACACTCGTAGTAAAGTATTTACAGGAGATTCAGGAGTATTTATCATGGAAAATACGGCTAAGGTTGTAGCTCCGGAAATCGCTGACTATAGTGCGTATAAAGCGCAGATTCAACAGAGAAGCTTTGGCCTAGGAGGAATGATAGGTGAGGAGATTCTAAGAGCTAACGCTAAGATTGAAGACAACAGAGCAAGAATGTTCTAA
- the lipB gene encoding lipoyl(octanoyl) transferase LipB, translating to MKNKQLKFQDLGLLDYKVAWDYQEELFKSVVDIKLKNRNENLELPTPNYLLFCQHPHVFTLGKSGSLDHLLVQEDELVLKQASFYKINRGGDITYHGPGQLVAYPILDLDNFFTDIHKYVRFLEEAVIRTCADFGVSATRIEGLTGVWITEGMPRKICAIGVKSSRWVTMHGLALNVNTDLSYFGNIVPCGIDDKAVTSLQMEIGHEVSMLEVAEKLKLHFGELFEVEWN from the coding sequence ATGAAGAATAAACAGTTGAAGTTCCAAGATCTGGGTCTTTTGGACTACAAAGTAGCCTGGGATTACCAGGAGGAACTTTTCAAATCTGTAGTGGATATAAAGTTAAAAAACAGGAATGAAAACTTAGAGCTTCCTACTCCAAATTACCTCTTGTTTTGTCAGCATCCGCATGTTTTTACTTTAGGGAAGAGTGGATCATTGGATCATTTATTAGTTCAGGAAGATGAATTAGTCCTAAAGCAGGCTAGTTTTTATAAGATCAATAGGGGTGGAGATATCACCTATCATGGCCCGGGTCAGTTGGTGGCATATCCCATACTTGATCTGGATAACTTTTTTACGGATATACATAAGTACGTTAGATTTCTGGAGGAGGCGGTGATCAGAACCTGTGCAGATTTCGGGGTGAGTGCTACACGCATAGAAGGTTTGACCGGTGTATGGATTACGGAAGGAATGCCCAGGAAGATTTGTGCTATAGGGGTTAAGTCATCGCGGTGGGTTACCATGCATGGTTTGGCGTTGAATGTAAATACTGATCTTAGTTATTTTGGGAATATTGTTCCTTGTGGAATAGATGATAAGGCGGTGACTTCATTGCAAATGGAAATAGGGCATGAAGTATCTATGCTGGAAGTAGCTGAGAAATTAAAGCTTCATTTTGGAGAATTGTTTGAAGTAGAATGGAATTAA
- a CDS encoding glycerate kinase family protein — MKFLFALDSFKGSLSSLQAGSLLASSFPAKDIEIISVADGGEGSLDMLPLPKIYFDTIDPLGRNIKSHFKVQNQTAYFELALSCGLNLLAPSERNPLKTSTYGLGLGIKFALSQGYKDFIIFVGGSATNDAGLGALSALGFEFYDKQGKLIKICGETLKDIHSYKAVELEINIQIATDVNNPLLGPNGATYTYAPQKGGTPEQLPLLEEGMKNLTDLFPNVKLPPGAGAAGGIGAGFNYFLNAKIGSASDLLLENLRSKLESADLIISGEGQIDLQTRHGKLIQKLMTIVPDKKFALVAGHISHPLENKQIIYQSSLTSSTISIPQAMAQAPQLMKEKGKELWDFVQKYYLQTEGNA, encoded by the coding sequence ATGAAGTTTCTGTTTGCTTTAGACTCCTTTAAAGGCAGCTTAAGTTCTTTACAAGCAGGTTCCCTACTTGCTTCTTCATTTCCTGCAAAAGATATTGAAATAATCTCTGTAGCTGATGGTGGAGAAGGATCTTTAGATATGCTCCCACTCCCGAAAATCTACTTTGATACGATAGACCCTCTAGGCCGCAATATAAAATCCCATTTCAAAGTTCAGAATCAAACCGCCTACTTTGAGCTTGCTTTATCTTGTGGATTAAACCTTCTGGCACCTTCAGAAAGAAACCCTTTAAAGACTTCGACATACGGCTTAGGTCTGGGAATCAAATTTGCCCTATCACAAGGATACAAAGATTTCATCATCTTCGTAGGCGGATCTGCCACTAACGATGCAGGATTAGGGGCTTTAAGTGCATTGGGTTTCGAATTTTATGACAAACAGGGGAAGCTCATTAAGATATGCGGTGAAACCTTAAAAGATATCCACTCTTACAAAGCAGTAGAATTAGAGATCAATATACAGATCGCTACCGATGTAAATAATCCCTTGCTCGGTCCCAATGGGGCCACTTATACCTACGCTCCCCAAAAAGGAGGCACACCGGAGCAATTACCCCTTTTGGAAGAGGGAATGAAGAACCTGACGGATCTATTCCCTAACGTTAAACTTCCTCCCGGAGCCGGTGCAGCAGGGGGAATAGGTGCCGGATTCAATTATTTTCTAAATGCCAAGATAGGTTCGGCCTCTGACCTACTTTTGGAAAATCTTCGCTCAAAACTAGAATCTGCAGATCTAATTATATCTGGAGAAGGCCAAATAGACCTACAAACCAGACACGGAAAACTGATACAAAAATTAATGACTATTGTCCCCGATAAGAAGTTTGCTTTAGTAGCCGGCCATATCAGTCATCCACTGGAAAACAAGCAAATCATCTACCAATCTTCCTTGACATCCTCAACTATTTCAATCCCACAAGCCATGGCTCAAGCACCTCAACTCATGAAAGAAAAAGGAAAAGAACTCTGGGACTTTGTTCAGAAATATTATCTCCAAACCGAGGGAAATGCTTAA
- a CDS encoding ABC transporter ATP-binding protein, producing MIEIKDISKSFNGRKVLDNVSGVFKDGETSLVIGASGTGKSVLLKCMLDLVSPDSGEVYYDGRPFLKIPEKERIDIRREMGVLFQGGALFDSKTVYENVKFPLDMLTQQSEADKRDRVMFCLKRVGLESAGSRMPSEISGGMKKRVGIARAIVLNPKYLFCDEPNSGLDPLTSIKIDELIQEITQEYGTTTVVITHDMNSVLSIGQNIKFLYQGKKIWEGDSKSILETELKELDEFVFSNHALNQLRG from the coding sequence ATGATAGAGATCAAGGATATTAGTAAATCTTTTAATGGCCGCAAAGTGCTGGATAATGTTTCCGGAGTATTCAAAGATGGAGAAACCAGCCTGGTCATAGGTGCATCTGGTACGGGTAAGTCAGTCTTATTGAAGTGTATGCTGGATTTGGTTTCTCCGGATTCCGGTGAAGTATATTATGATGGCAGACCTTTTCTTAAGATACCCGAAAAAGAGAGGATTGATATCAGGAGGGAAATGGGGGTCCTTTTCCAGGGGGGTGCACTGTTTGACTCTAAGACCGTTTATGAGAACGTGAAGTTTCCTTTGGATATGCTCACTCAACAAAGTGAAGCAGACAAAAGAGATAGAGTTATGTTCTGTCTAAAAAGGGTAGGATTGGAATCTGCAGGATCCAGAATGCCTTCAGAGATATCTGGTGGTATGAAAAAGCGTGTGGGTATAGCAAGGGCTATTGTACTTAATCCAAAATATCTGTTTTGTGATGAGCCAAACAGTGGTTTAGATCCTTTGACCTCTATCAAGATAGATGAATTGATTCAAGAGATCACTCAAGAGTATGGTACCACTACGGTTGTAATTACTCATGATATGAACTCTGTGCTGTCCATTGGACAAAATATTAAATTCTTATACCAAGGCAAGAAGATCTGGGAAGGGGATAGTAAATCCATCTTAGAAACGGAACTTAAAGAATTGGACGAATTTGTATTCTCTAACCATGCCTTAAACCAACTTAGAGGTTAA
- a CDS encoding 2-oxo acid dehydrogenase subunit E2, with amino-acid sequence MTLNTPWRLTAATIYKKPSESKILGSVYLDVTDLEQKISELRKKGVKVTLTHFITLVTAKAIAEEVPQFNTYLKRGAIHAYPELVASVTLKLPNGELSSMKINSPEKLNIKEIVDSLQARIDEARKGAESNTNQMKGTLGKIPWPFRTWLYKLLKFLTLDLGLSFPFLSAQSFGTYVISNVGTLGLDGGYPALLPTGNLSLVLVLGRVREMPWVHEGNIVPRKILKLSAALDHRVVDAEHGGRLFNYLRKAIRHPEPYLNL; translated from the coding sequence ATGACATTGAATACACCCTGGCGCCTAACCGCCGCTACCATTTACAAAAAACCTTCTGAATCCAAAATCCTAGGTTCAGTGTACTTGGACGTGACTGATTTGGAACAAAAAATCTCTGAACTTCGTAAGAAAGGAGTTAAAGTAACCCTTACTCACTTCATCACCCTGGTAACGGCTAAGGCAATTGCGGAAGAAGTCCCTCAGTTCAATACCTATCTCAAAAGAGGAGCTATTCACGCATATCCTGAATTAGTAGCATCAGTAACCTTAAAACTTCCAAACGGAGAGCTTAGCTCCATGAAGATCAATTCTCCGGAGAAGTTAAATATTAAAGAAATAGTTGACTCTTTACAAGCCAGAATTGACGAGGCAAGGAAGGGTGCAGAATCCAATACCAACCAGATGAAGGGTACCCTAGGTAAGATTCCTTGGCCATTCCGCACCTGGTTATATAAACTCTTGAAGTTTCTTACTTTAGACCTAGGACTATCCTTCCCTTTCCTCTCCGCTCAGTCTTTCGGCACTTATGTCATTTCTAATGTAGGTACACTAGGACTAGATGGAGGATATCCTGCTTTATTACCCACTGGAAATCTGAGCTTAGTACTAGTGCTAGGACGAGTTAGAGAAATGCCCTGGGTACATGAGGGGAATATTGTACCTAGAAAAATACTGAAACTTTCCGCAGCATTAGATCACCGCGTAGTGGATGCCGAACACGGCGGTCGTTTATTCAATTATCTCCGGAAAGCCATACGGCATCCCGAGCCATACCTTAACCTCTAA
- a CDS encoding alpha/beta hydrolase codes for MMTEKTFYLEAFDGRKMYFHQWTGDAEANLVLIHGMGEHSGRYKSFASYFVERGINVYAIDLFGHGKTEGPRGHTPKMEDYLWQIDFLVGMIQQLKAPLFLYGHSMGGGLVLNYLFRKNPRIAGVIASAPAIETAFEVPKSKLFLGRMGRKLMPALTQRNGINAEALSKDKSVINAYHADPLVHDIISAEVGIGVIEWGKWLAHLGRDAVATSLLVMHGDKDEVTSPIASERFASKFHSGDVTFKSWEGLYHELHNEPEKEEVLSFVSQWIKSRI; via the coding sequence ATGATGACGGAAAAGACTTTTTATTTGGAAGCATTTGATGGCAGAAAGATGTATTTTCATCAGTGGACCGGGGATGCTGAGGCTAATTTAGTCCTCATACACGGTATGGGTGAGCACAGCGGAAGGTATAAATCTTTCGCCTCCTATTTTGTAGAAAGGGGGATCAATGTTTATGCTATAGATCTCTTTGGTCATGGAAAAACGGAAGGTCCAAGAGGACATACCCCTAAAATGGAGGATTATCTCTGGCAGATTGATTTTTTAGTGGGAATGATACAGCAATTAAAGGCTCCTTTATTTCTGTATGGACATTCTATGGGAGGAGGTTTAGTGCTAAACTATCTCTTTCGTAAGAATCCCAGGATAGCTGGAGTAATAGCATCTGCACCTGCCATAGAAACGGCCTTTGAAGTACCGAAGAGCAAATTGTTCTTAGGAAGGATGGGAAGAAAATTAATGCCGGCCTTAACCCAGAGGAACGGAATTAATGCAGAAGCCTTATCAAAAGACAAATCAGTGATCAATGCCTACCACGCTGATCCTTTGGTACATGATATTATATCAGCCGAAGTGGGGATAGGGGTAATAGAGTGGGGGAAATGGTTAGCTCATTTAGGTAGAGATGCCGTTGCTACTTCCCTTTTGGTAATGCATGGAGATAAAGATGAGGTGACTAGCCCTATAGCAAGTGAAAGATTTGCTTCTAAATTCCATAGTGGAGATGTGACTTTTAAGTCCTGGGAAGGACTTTATCACGAACTGCATAACGAGCCTGAAAAAGAAGAGGTCTTATCCTTTGTATCACAATGGATTAAGTCCAGGATATAA